The proteins below are encoded in one region of Rhizobacter sp.:
- a CDS encoding SMP-30/gluconolactonase/LRE family protein yields the protein MTDTSSDITALDAPASLLGESPLWHPTERQLYWTDIPGKALHCHDPRSGRHKTWPVDTEVGSLAPMREGGLLLARRDGLWQFDPETGRQHALVAAPYDSSRERFNDGKCDPQGRFWTGTIYEPRDAALAALYCYDGQHGLRRMASDITVGNGLGWSPDGRTLYYSDTKAHTIYAQDFDAATGQPGARRILAQFPVKQPDQDLGTYGGRPDGAAVDTEGAYWCAMFEGQRLLKLSPQGVVLREIRLPVRCATMPCFGGPDLKTLYITTSREKRPEAELAAQPLAGRILSLRVDTPGLPANAFG from the coding sequence GTGACCGACACCTCTTCCGACATCACCGCACTCGATGCGCCCGCCTCGCTGCTCGGCGAATCTCCGCTCTGGCACCCAACCGAGCGGCAGCTCTACTGGACCGACATCCCCGGCAAGGCCCTGCACTGCCACGACCCCCGCAGCGGCCGCCACAAGACGTGGCCGGTCGACACCGAAGTGGGCAGCCTCGCACCGATGCGCGAAGGCGGCCTGCTGCTGGCGCGGCGCGATGGCCTCTGGCAGTTCGACCCCGAGACCGGTCGGCAGCATGCCTTGGTCGCCGCGCCCTACGACAGCAGCCGCGAGCGCTTCAACGACGGCAAGTGCGATCCGCAAGGCCGCTTCTGGACCGGCACGATCTACGAGCCCCGAGACGCGGCCCTCGCAGCCCTCTACTGCTACGACGGGCAACACGGCCTGCGCCGCATGGCCAGCGACATCACCGTCGGCAACGGCCTGGGCTGGAGCCCCGACGGCCGCACGCTCTATTACAGCGACACCAAGGCCCACACCATCTACGCACAGGACTTCGATGCCGCCACCGGCCAACCTGGCGCCCGGCGCATCCTCGCCCAGTTCCCAGTGAAGCAGCCGGACCAGGACCTCGGCACCTACGGCGGCCGGCCCGACGGCGCCGCTGTCGATACCGAAGGCGCTTACTGGTGCGCGATGTTCGAAGGCCAGCGTCTCTTGAAGTTGTCGCCGCAAGGTGTCGTGCTGCGCGAGATCCGTCTGCCCGTGCGCTGCGCCACGATGCCCTGCTTCGGCGGCCCCGACCTCAAGACGCTCTACATCACCACGTCACGCGAGAAACGGCCGGAGGCGGAACTGGCCGCCCAGCCCCTGGCGGGTCGCATCCTCAGTCTGCGCGTCGACACGCCGGGCCTCCCGGCCAACGCCTTCGGCTGA